The Thermodesulfobacteriota bacterium genome segment ACTACGTTACGTTACCTCGGCGAAAAGACACTGGTGGAAAGGCAAGGCGGAGACCGTGAGCAAAAAACGATTTTTGCTAATAGAGGAGTGTTTTTTGTTGACTCACTTTCTCATAGGCGGCTTGACCCCGGCCTTGTCAAACCGCCGGCGGTTAAAAGGGGTGTGCTCATATTGCCAGTGCAGGGCATTTTTGAGTTTTTCCAGCTGCAGCGCCTTCATTTCCACGGTGTTCAGCTTCGGTTCAATATCCATGTTCCAGTAAGTTCTGTCGCTGTGTTCCATGATTCTCCCCTATCCTTTATTGCTTGATATCAACAACCGATTTACCCGGGTCCTGTTACCGTTTGAATATGTGAAGGGCCATGGCCGCCGCGTCAACTCCCAGGATCCCGCCGCCGTTATGGGTCATACCGATTTTGGCGTCCTTGATCTGGCGCTTGCCCGCTTTTCCCTGCAGTTGATGAACGATCTCGTGCACCTGCCCCAGGCCGGTAGCGCCGATGGGGTGGCCCTTGGCGGCCAGACCACCGGAGGGGTTGGAGGCGATAGTACCGTCGATTTCCAGCCGCCCTTCATCGATCCAGCGGGGCGCTTCCTCGCCGGGGCAGACACCCAGTTCGATCAGGGTGATGATCTCCGACGGCGAGGTGGCGTCGTGGACCTCGATCACGTTCAGATCCCTGGGCCCGATCCCGGCCTTTTCAAAGGCTTTCGGACCCAGCCGCCGGGTCAGGGTGTCGGACAGGTCATCGCAGATCCTGCCGCTGCCCACTACCGAGGACGCGATCCAGACCGGCCGGGTTGTGAATTGCGCGGCCTTCTCCTTTGAACAGACAATGGCCGCCGCGCTGCCGTCGCTGACCGGGGAACACATCATCCGCGTCAGGGGAAAGGCCACGTCCCCGGAATTGAGCACCTCTTCCAGGGTGACTTCCTTCTGGTACATGGCATGGGGGTTATTGGCCCCGTTCCGGTGACTTTTCACCGCCAGCTTGGCAAAGTGCTCCTGGGTCAGGCCGTAGCGCTTCATGTACTGCCGGGTATAATAGGCGTACATGTCCATGAATATGCTTTTGCTCTTGCCGCTGTCGTCGCTTAAAATCTTCTCGCCGGACTGCTGCCGCTTCTGGAAATCGGCCAGAAATTTTTCCACCATCTGGATATCCACGGCGGTGCCCAGGGCCATGAAGGATTTGAGTTTGTTCGTATCGTACAGTTTTTCAAACCCCACCACCAGCACGCAGTCATAAATACCGGCGCCGACGGCGGTCCAGGCCAGGTTCAGGGCCGACGACGAACTGGCGCAGGCGTTCTCCACGTTATACATGGGTATACTGTCGATCCCCATGGCGCTCAGGCAAACTTGCGCCTTGATCTGTTCCTGGCCCGTCATGACACCCGGCACCGCCGACCCGACATAGGCGGCTTCGATATCGCCGAAC includes the following:
- a CDS encoding thiolase family protein; amino-acid sequence: MRDVAIIGAGMMRFGKYADKGIKDLVAEAVRAAVADAGIQFGDIEAAYVGSAVPGVMTGQEQIKAQVCLSAMGIDSIPMYNVENACASSSSALNLAWTAVGAGIYDCVLVVGFEKLYDTNKLKSFMALGTAVDIQMVEKFLADFQKRQQSGEKILSDDSGKSKSIFMDMYAYYTRQYMKRYGLTQEHFAKLAVKSHRNGANNPHAMYQKEVTLEEVLNSGDVAFPLTRMMCSPVSDGSAAAIVCSKEKAAQFTTRPVWIASSVVGSGRICDDLSDTLTRRLGPKAFEKAGIGPRDLNVIEVHDATSPSEIITLIELGVCPGEEAPRWIDEGRLEIDGTIASNPSGGLAAKGHPIGATGLGQVHEIVHQLQGKAGKRQIKDAKIGMTHNGGGILGVDAAAMALHIFKR